A single window of Cytobacillus dafuensis DNA harbors:
- the yaaA gene encoding S4 domain-containing protein YaaA translates to MTEINIDTEYITLGQLLKAADVIQSGGMAKWFLSEYEVFINGEQDQRRGRKLRTGDQINIPGFGLFVIV, encoded by the coding sequence ATGACAGAAATTAATATAGACACTGAGTATATTACATTAGGTCAATTACTTAAGGCTGCAGATGTTATTCAGTCAGGCGGAATGGCTAAATGGTTTTTAAGCGAATATGAAGTATTTATAAATGGTGAGCAAGACCAAAGAAGAGGAAGAAAGCTCCGGACAGGAGATCAAATAAATATTCCAGGCTTTGGTTTGTTTGTTATTGTTTAA
- the gyrB gene encoding DNA topoisomerase (ATP-hydrolyzing) subunit B, which translates to MEQKAVQEQSYDANQIQVLEGLEAVRKRPGMYIGSTSGKGLHHLVWEIVDNSIDEALAGYCTEINVSIEKDNSITVVDNGRGIPVGIQEKMGRPAVEVIMTVLHAGGKFGGGGYKVSGGLHGVGASVVNALSTELEVYVHRDGHIHYIKFERGAVCEDLKIVGETDHTGSTIHFKPDPEIFTETTVYEFETLANRIRELAFLNRGLKITIEDKREENKKLEYMYEGGIKSYVEHLNRSKEVLHEEPIYIEGEREGINVEVSIQYNDGYTSNIYSFANNINTYEGGTHEVGFKTALTRVINDYARKNGIFKDNDANLSGEDVREGLTAIISVKHPDPQFEGQTKTKLGNSEARAITDTVFSEALEKFLLENPATARKIVEKGLMAARARDAAKKARELTRRKSALEVSSLPGKLSDCSSKDASISELFIVEGDSAGGSAKQGRDRHFQAILPLRGKILNVEKARLDKILSNNEVRAMITAAGTGIGDDFDISKARYHKIVIMTDADVDGAHIRTLLLTFFYRYMRQIIEAGYVYIAQPPLYKVQQGKKIEYAYNNSQLEEILANLSSQPKPNIQRYKGLGEMNAGQLWETTMDPETRTLLQVSLEDAIEADETFEILMGDKVEPRRQFIEENALYVKNLDI; encoded by the coding sequence ATGGAGCAAAAAGCTGTGCAGGAACAGTCCTATGATGCAAATCAGATACAGGTTCTAGAGGGTCTTGAAGCAGTAAGAAAACGTCCTGGAATGTATATTGGCTCTACAAGTGGGAAAGGTCTTCACCATCTAGTATGGGAAATTGTAGACAATAGTATTGACGAAGCATTAGCCGGGTATTGTACGGAAATTAATGTGAGCATCGAGAAAGATAATAGTATTACCGTAGTTGATAACGGACGTGGAATTCCTGTAGGTATTCAGGAAAAAATGGGTCGCCCAGCGGTAGAAGTTATCATGACTGTTCTCCATGCTGGAGGAAAATTCGGCGGTGGCGGATACAAAGTTTCTGGTGGTTTGCATGGTGTAGGGGCATCAGTTGTAAATGCACTCTCTACAGAATTAGAAGTTTATGTTCATCGTGATGGACATATTCACTATATTAAATTTGAACGCGGGGCTGTATGTGAGGACCTAAAGATTGTCGGCGAGACCGATCACACAGGATCCACGATTCATTTCAAGCCAGATCCAGAAATTTTTACAGAAACAACTGTATATGAGTTTGAAACGTTAGCAAATAGAATTCGAGAATTAGCCTTCTTAAATCGTGGACTCAAAATTACAATTGAGGATAAACGAGAAGAAAATAAAAAACTTGAATACATGTATGAGGGCGGAATAAAGTCATACGTTGAGCATTTGAATCGTTCAAAAGAAGTCCTTCACGAAGAACCGATTTATATTGAGGGTGAGCGGGAAGGAATTAATGTTGAAGTATCTATTCAGTACAATGATGGCTATACAAGCAATATTTATTCCTTTGCCAATAATATTAATACCTATGAGGGCGGAACCCATGAAGTCGGCTTCAAAACTGCCTTAACAAGGGTCATTAATGATTATGCCCGTAAAAACGGTATATTTAAAGATAATGATGCTAATTTGTCTGGTGAGGATGTTCGAGAAGGATTGACGGCGATTATTTCGGTCAAGCATCCTGATCCTCAATTCGAAGGGCAAACCAAAACAAAGCTAGGAAATTCGGAAGCAAGAGCTATTACTGATACAGTTTTCTCAGAAGCATTAGAAAAATTCCTTCTAGAAAATCCGGCGACAGCTCGCAAAATTGTCGAAAAAGGACTAATGGCTGCAAGGGCAAGAGATGCTGCCAAAAAAGCGAGAGAACTAACTAGAAGAAAAAGTGCGCTTGAAGTTTCAAGTCTGCCAGGGAAATTATCAGACTGTTCTTCAAAGGATGCTTCTATTTCAGAATTATTTATTGTTGAGGGTGACTCTGCCGGTGGATCTGCTAAGCAAGGTCGAGATCGCCACTTCCAAGCGATACTCCCATTAAGGGGAAAAATCTTGAATGTTGAGAAGGCCCGGCTTGATAAAATTCTTTCAAATAATGAAGTTCGTGCCATGATCACAGCTGCTGGTACAGGCATTGGTGATGATTTCGATATTTCAAAAGCTAGATACCATAAAATTGTTATTATGACGGATGCGGATGTCGATGGAGCACATATACGTACTCTATTATTAACATTCTTTTACCGTTATATGAGACAAATCATCGAGGCTGGTTATGTATATATTGCACAGCCACCTCTATATAAAGTACAACAGGGTAAAAAAATTGAGTATGCCTATAATAATTCACAGCTTGAAGAAATTCTTGCAAATTTATCAAGTCAACCTAAGCCGAATATACAACGCTATAAAGGATTGGGAGAAATGAATGCAGGACAGCTTTGGGAGACAACAATGGATCCAGAAACAAGAACCCTGCTGCAAGTAAGTCTAGAAGATGCAATTGAAGCGGATGAAACTTTTGAAATTCTAATGGGGGATAAAGTAGAGCCCCGCCGTCAGTTTATTGAAGAAAATGCCTTGTATGTAAAGAATTTAGATATATAA
- the gyrA gene encoding DNA gyrase subunit A, producing the protein MAETPKPQIKEINISQEMRSSFLDYAMSVIVSRALPDVRDGLKPVHRRILYAMHDLGMHSDKPYKKSARIVGDVIGKYHPHGDSAVYETMVRMAQDFNYRYMLVDGHGNFGSVDGDSAAAMRYTEARMSKISMELLRDINKDTIDFQDNYDGEEKEPVVMPARFPNLLVNGTSGIAVGMATNIPPHQLGEVIDGVLAVSKDPDITIPELMDIIPGPDFPTAGMILGRSGIRKAYETGKGSITIRAKVEIVQKANGRETIIVNEIPYQVNKAKLIERIAELVREKKIDGISDLRDESDRDGMRIVIEVRKDANASVLLNNLYKQTAMQTSFGINMLALVDGEPKVLNLKQCLAHYLNHQKVVIRRRTEFELRKAEARAHILEGLRVALDHLDEVIALIRSSQTADIAREGLITKFDLSEKQAQAILDMRLQRLTGLEREKIEEEYANLVKLIAELKAILADEEKVLEIIREELLEIKERFNDERRTEIVAGGIEQIEDEDLIPQENIVITLTHKGYIKRLPVSTYRAQKRGGRGIQGMGTNEDDFVEHLMTTSTHDTILFFTNKGKVYRSKGYEIPEFSRTAKGIPIINLLGGIEKDEWVNAIIPIAEFVDDWFLFFTTKQGISKRSPLTSFANIRNNGLIALNLKEDDELISVRLTDGNKEIIIGTSNGLLIRFPEVDVRSMGRTATGVKGINLSEGDEVVGMEVLEENSQILIVTKNGYGKRTPSEEYRIQGRGGKGIKTCNITEKNGNIVSMRAVTGDEDLMLITTGGVLIRMAVNDISTMGRNTQGVRLIRLDENINEFVATVAKVEKEEDKPEEELTKPIENAESLPVDAENEEEQE; encoded by the coding sequence ATGGCTGAAACTCCAAAGCCCCAAATAAAAGAAATAAATATTAGTCAGGAAATGCGTTCATCTTTCCTTGATTATGCTATGAGTGTCATTGTTTCACGTGCTCTTCCTGATGTACGTGACGGTTTAAAGCCGGTGCATCGACGTATTTTATATGCGATGCATGATCTTGGGATGCATTCTGATAAGCCTTATAAAAAATCAGCACGTATCGTTGGTGATGTAATTGGGAAATATCATCCTCATGGTGACTCAGCAGTATATGAAACAATGGTGCGGATGGCCCAAGATTTTAACTACCGTTACATGCTTGTAGATGGACATGGGAACTTTGGTTCTGTTGATGGTGATTCTGCAGCTGCAATGCGTTATACAGAAGCACGTATGTCGAAAATTTCAATGGAACTCTTAAGAGATATTAATAAAGATACCATTGACTTTCAAGATAACTATGATGGCGAAGAAAAAGAACCAGTAGTTATGCCTGCAAGATTCCCTAATCTATTAGTAAATGGTACATCTGGAATAGCGGTCGGAATGGCAACAAATATCCCGCCACATCAATTAGGAGAAGTGATTGATGGGGTTTTAGCGGTAAGTAAGGATCCTGATATTACCATCCCAGAGCTAATGGATATTATTCCTGGACCAGATTTTCCAACGGCAGGTATGATTCTAGGAAGAAGCGGTATTCGTAAAGCTTATGAAACTGGAAAAGGCTCTATCACTATAAGAGCAAAAGTAGAGATAGTACAAAAAGCAAATGGTAGAGAAACTATTATTGTTAATGAAATTCCTTACCAAGTAAATAAAGCGAAATTGATTGAAAGAATTGCGGAACTCGTTCGCGAAAAGAAAATTGATGGCATATCCGATCTGCGCGATGAATCAGATCGTGATGGTATGAGAATTGTCATTGAAGTTCGAAAAGATGCTAATGCTAGTGTTCTACTGAACAATCTTTATAAACAAACAGCGATGCAAACGAGCTTTGGGATTAATATGCTGGCGTTAGTAGATGGTGAGCCAAAGGTATTAAACTTAAAGCAATGCTTGGCTCATTATCTTAACCATCAGAAGGTGGTTATCCGCCGCAGGACAGAATTTGAACTAAGAAAAGCGGAAGCTCGGGCTCATATTTTAGAGGGCTTACGGGTTGCTCTTGATCATTTAGACGAAGTAATTGCTCTTATTCGCAGTTCCCAGACAGCGGATATTGCCAGAGAGGGTCTCATAACTAAGTTTGACCTTTCAGAAAAGCAAGCACAAGCGATTCTAGATATGCGTCTTCAACGCTTAACAGGATTAGAACGAGAAAAAATTGAAGAAGAATATGCAAACTTAGTGAAATTAATTGCAGAACTTAAAGCAATTTTAGCGGATGAGGAAAAAGTACTTGAAATTATCCGTGAAGAATTACTTGAAATTAAAGAAAGATTTAATGATGAGCGCCGCACTGAAATTGTTGCGGGAGGAATTGAACAAATTGAAGATGAAGACTTGATTCCTCAAGAAAATATTGTCATTACTTTAACACATAAAGGCTATATTAAGCGTCTACCAGTATCCACTTACCGAGCTCAAAAACGCGGAGGCCGCGGGATTCAAGGTATGGGAACAAATGAGGATGACTTTGTTGAGCACTTAATGACAACATCTACTCATGATACAATTCTATTCTTCACGAATAAAGGAAAAGTTTACCGTTCTAAGGGGTACGAAATCCCAGAATTTAGCCGAACGGCAAAAGGGATTCCGATTATTAACCTGCTAGGCGGAATTGAGAAGGATGAATGGGTTAACGCCATTATTCCAATTGCGGAATTTGTAGACGATTGGTTCTTATTCTTTACAACGAAGCAAGGTATTTCTAAGCGATCTCCTCTTACTTCATTTGCTAATATTAGAAACAATGGATTAATTGCTTTAAATCTAAAAGAAGATGATGAATTGATTTCTGTCCGTCTAACAGATGGAAATAAAGAGATTATTATCGGAACAAGCAATGGTCTTCTCATTAGATTCCCAGAAGTGGATGTTCGTTCTATGGGACGTACAGCGACTGGTGTGAAGGGAATTAATTTGAGCGAGGGCGATGAAGTAGTAGGAATGGAAGTATTAGAAGAGAATTCCCAAATATTAATCGTTACGAAAAATGGTTATGGGAAACGGACTCCATCCGAAGAATACCGCATTCAAGGACGAGGCGGAAAAGGGATTAAAACATGTAATATTACCGAGAAAAATGGAAATATTGTATCAATGAGAGCTGTAACTGGAGACGAAGACCTGATGCTCATTACAACAGGCGGGGTCCTTATTCGTATGGCTGTCAACGATATTTCCACAATGGGACGTAACACACAAGGTGTAAGACTTATTCGTTTAGATGAAAATATAAACGAGTTTGTAGCCACTGTGGCGAAGGTTGAAAAAGAAGAAGATAAACCTGAAGAAGAGTTAACAAAACCAATAGAAAACGCTGAATCACTTCCTGTAGATGCTGAAAACGAGGAAGAACAAGAATAA
- the remB gene encoding extracellular matrix regulator RemB → MYIHVGEDILVQSKDIIAIIDKQSVSSSKTIEEFLERQKHTIINLSKGSYKSVVITTKEIYFSPLASGTLKKRSNKSVIHEY, encoded by the coding sequence TTGTACATCCATGTTGGAGAAGATATTTTAGTTCAGTCCAAAGATATTATTGCCATTATTGATAAACAAAGTGTCAGCTCTTCTAAAACGATAGAAGAGTTTTTAGAACGTCAAAAGCACACTATCATAAACCTCTCGAAAGGGTCATATAAATCAGTGGTTATTACCACAAAGGAAATCTATTTTTCCCCATTGGCTTCAGGTACATTAAAAAAGCGTTCCAATAAATCAGTTATACATGAATATTAA
- the dnaN gene encoding DNA polymerase III subunit beta, translating into MRFIIQRDRLVQSVQDVMKAVTSRTTIPILTGIKIVATSEGVTLTGSDSDISIESFIPKEEAGDEIAEIKQTGSIVLQAKFFSEIVKKLPTDSVEIHVENQLQTVIRSGKSEFKLNGLDAEEYPLLPQITEENIIKIPTDLLKAMIRQTVFSVSTSETRPILTGVNWRVENGELTCIATDSHRLALRKARIETEIAEHYNVVIPGKSLNELSKILDDTNELVEIVITENQVLFKAKHLLFFSRLLEGNYPDTSRLIPTESKTDVVVNTKDFLHAIDRASLLAREGRNNVVKFTTNEDEVIEISSNTPEIGHVVEELQSQSIEGEELKISFSAKFMIDALKTLEGSEIKISFTGAMRPFVIRPINDNSILQLILPVRTY; encoded by the coding sequence ATGAGATTTATAATCCAACGGGATCGTTTAGTTCAAAGCGTTCAGGATGTAATGAAGGCAGTAACGAGCCGTACAACTATTCCGATATTAACTGGTATCAAAATTGTAGCGACATCTGAGGGAGTAACATTAACAGGGAGCGATTCTGATATTTCGATAGAATCATTTATTCCAAAAGAAGAAGCTGGAGATGAAATTGCAGAAATTAAACAAACTGGTTCGATTGTACTCCAAGCGAAGTTTTTTAGTGAAATTGTGAAAAAGCTGCCAACTGACTCTGTTGAAATTCATGTTGAAAATCAATTGCAAACAGTCATCCGTTCAGGTAAATCTGAATTCAAATTGAACGGTCTAGATGCTGAAGAGTATCCTCTGTTACCACAAATAACAGAAGAAAATATTATAAAAATTCCTACAGATCTTTTAAAAGCTATGATTCGTCAAACTGTTTTTTCAGTGTCCACCTCAGAAACACGCCCCATCTTGACAGGTGTAAACTGGCGTGTGGAAAATGGTGAATTAACCTGTATTGCAACAGATAGCCATCGCTTAGCTTTAAGAAAAGCGCGCATTGAGACAGAAATTGCTGAGCACTATAATGTGGTTATCCCAGGAAAAAGCTTAAACGAATTAAGTAAAATTTTAGATGATACGAATGAATTAGTTGAAATCGTAATTACTGAAAATCAAGTTTTATTTAAAGCAAAACACCTTTTATTTTTCTCTAGATTACTAGAAGGAAATTATCCTGATACATCAAGACTTATTCCAACGGAAAGCAAAACAGATGTTGTCGTGAACACAAAGGATTTTTTACATGCAATTGACCGTGCTTCTTTATTGGCTAGGGAAGGAAGAAACAATGTAGTTAAATTTACAACAAATGAAGATGAAGTGATTGAAATATCCTCAAATACACCAGAAATCGGACATGTTGTTGAAGAACTGCAAAGTCAATCAATTGAAGGAGAAGAGCTAAAGATATCCTTCAGTGCTAAATTCATGATAGACGCTCTAAAAACACTGGAAGGATCTGAAATTAAAATAAGTTTCACAGGTGCGATGAGACCATTTGTTATTCGCCCCATCAATGATAATTCCATTCTCCAGCTCATATTGCCAGTAAGAACGTATTAG
- the recF gene encoding DNA replication/repair protein RecF (All proteins in this family for which functions are known are DNA-binding proteins that assist the filamentation of RecA onto DNA for the initiation of recombination or recombinational repair.), with product MHIEHLLLKNYRNYNELEVTFENKVNVILGENAQGKTNVMESIYVLAMAKSHRTSNDKDLIRWDEEYAKIEGRVRKISGSLPMQLVISKKGKKAKCNHIEQQKLSQYVGNMNVVMFAPEDLHLVKGSPQVRRRFIDMEIGQVSPVYLHDISQYQKILQQRNHYLKQLQMKKQTDHTMLEILTEQYIQCAVKIISKRFEFLKLLENWAKPIHEGISRGLELLKIEYKPSADVSEDQDLSKMINVYEDKFGKVKNREIERGVTMFGPHRDDLLFYVNGRDVQTFGSQGQQRTTALSVKLAEIELIHAEIGEYPLLLLDDVLSELDDYRQSHLLNTIQGKVQTFVTTTSVDGIDHQTLKEAATFKVEAGSMIKIQ from the coding sequence ATGCATATAGAGCATTTGCTATTAAAAAATTATCGTAATTATAATGAGCTAGAGGTAACCTTCGAAAATAAGGTGAATGTGATTTTAGGAGAAAATGCACAAGGGAAAACAAATGTCATGGAATCAATCTATGTTTTAGCCATGGCAAAGTCGCATAGAACCTCAAATGATAAAGATCTTATTCGCTGGGACGAAGAGTATGCTAAAATAGAAGGTAGGGTCCGAAAGATAAGCGGATCATTGCCTATGCAATTAGTGATCTCTAAAAAGGGGAAAAAGGCAAAATGCAATCATATTGAGCAGCAAAAATTAAGCCAATATGTTGGAAATATGAATGTTGTCATGTTTGCACCAGAGGATCTTCATCTCGTTAAAGGCAGCCCTCAAGTGAGGCGACGTTTTATTGATATGGAAATTGGGCAAGTATCTCCTGTTTATTTGCATGATATAAGCCAATATCAAAAAATTCTTCAGCAGCGCAATCACTATTTAAAGCAGCTGCAAATGAAAAAGCAGACAGACCATACGATGCTTGAAATATTGACAGAGCAATATATACAGTGTGCGGTAAAAATCATATCAAAGCGCTTTGAATTCCTTAAACTGCTAGAAAATTGGGCAAAACCGATTCATGAGGGAATATCAAGGGGACTAGAATTATTGAAAATCGAGTACAAGCCTTCCGCTGATGTATCAGAAGATCAAGATTTGTCGAAAATGATAAATGTATATGAGGATAAATTTGGTAAAGTAAAGAATAGAGAGATAGAACGCGGTGTAACGATGTTCGGACCACATCGAGACGATTTACTCTTTTATGTTAACGGGCGTGATGTGCAAACCTTTGGGTCTCAAGGGCAGCAAAGAACAACCGCTTTATCTGTTAAGCTAGCTGAAATAGAACTCATTCATGCAGAAATTGGCGAATATCCACTTCTTCTTCTAGATGATGTTCTATCTGAGCTTGATGATTACAGACAATCTCATCTGCTAAATACAATCCAAGGGAAGGTACAAACCTTCGTCACAACGACAAGTGTTGATGGAATTGATCATCAAACATTAAAGGAAGCTGCTACTTTTAAGGTGGAAGCCGGAAGCATGATAAAGATTCAATGA